A genomic segment from Rhizoctonia solani chromosome 11, complete sequence encodes:
- a CDS encoding Plasma-membrane choline transporter, whose protein sequence is MSWNQGGQYGHNQQGYGPNNGQWNAGPNQWQGAGGQYPPPSQPYARYKAKTDEYGERFKPKKRINDIPFLILFIAQACFFLGFAVVSGIALQSWVSNGSLSSGGVGGGRQGGTNVTLNSHTIYLLLFVTAAGLVFSTIYLLLVRAFTSVILQITLVLSVAANIAIAVYYWVTKYYSGAIIFTIIAVFGVLAYFGMRSRIPLASLMLQVVMDVSKHHKSVYVVAFSGLITQAALSVWFVFTAIATYAKWTPNNATCQNGSSCSSGTVTGLIFFELFSYLWTSQVIGNVCLATMAGGPYGGWYYFGPSSMGQMPNNPSLSAFVRASTLSLGSIAFGSLIVTLLELLRIILNSIRANAAESGSPVEAALACCAACFVGCIESMVEYFNRYAYIEIALYGKPYIPAAKDTWRLFKDRGIDALINDSLTGIAMTWGAYLVGLLCSLFAYVYLRLTNPGYNADGQYTAPVLLFAFVIGLQCSLTLASAIEAGVSTIFVGLGEDPHILAERSPGLFEMIRETYPDVVRPVGV, encoded by the exons ATGTCGTGGAACCAAGGGGGTCAGTATGGCCATAACCAGCAGGGATACGGTCCCAATAATGGCCAATGGAATGCCGGCCCTAACCAGTGGCAAGGGGCAGGTGGCCAATACCCACCACCCTCCCAGCCCTATGCA CGATACAAGGCTAAAACTGATGAATACGGCGAACGATTCAAGCCTAAGAAGAGAATCAACGATATTCCGTTTTTGATACTATTCATCGCCCAGGCATGTTTC TTTCTTGGATTTGCCGTGGTGTCGGGTATTGCTCTACAAAGCTGGGTCTCCAACGGCAGCTTATCCAGCGGCGGCGTCGGTGGGGGTCGTCAAGGGGGCACTAACGTAACATTAAACTC CCACACCATCTAccttctcctgtttgtaaCTGCTGCCGGTCTGGTGTTTTCCACCATCTACCTATTATTAGTCCGCGCCTTTACCAGCGTGATCCTTCAGATAACGCTGGTTTTGAGCGTGGCAGCCAATATCG CCATCGCGGTATACTATTGGGTCACCAAATATTACTCGGGAGCAATCATATTTACTATTATCGCCGTCTTTGGCGTGCTCGCGTACTTTGGTATGCGGAGTCGTATACCTTTGGCAAGCCTCATGCTTCAG GTGGTGATGGACGTCTCCAAACACCACAAGAGTGTTTACGTAGTTGCATTCTCTGGCTTGATTACTCAGGCGGCGCTCAGTGT ATGGTTTGTGTTTACTGCTATCGCTACATATGCCAAGTGGACCCCCAACAACGCCA CTTGCCAAAACGGCAGTTCTTGCTCGTCAGGCACAGTTACCGGGCTTATCTTCTTCGAGCTGTTTTCGTACTTGTGGACTTCCCAAGTTATTGGTAATGTCTGTTTGGCGACGATGGCCGGTGGCCCTTATGGTGGATGGTACTACTTTGGGCCGAGCAGCATGGGTCAAATG CCAAATAACCCGTCTCTATCGGCCTTTGTTCGAGCTTCCACTTTGTCATTGGGATCGATTGCATTTGGGTCCTTGATTGTCACATTACTTGAACTATTGCGTATTATCCTCAATTCGATCCGCGCCAACGCAGCGGAAAGCGGGAGTC CCGTCGAGGCGGCACTGGCTTGTTGTGCCGCATGCTTTGTGGGATGCATCGAGTCTATGGTGGAATACTTTAACcgatacgcatatattgaaaTAG CACTCTATGGCAAACCGTACATCCCAGCTGCCAAAGACACTTGGCGCCTGTTCAAGGATCGTGGTATTGATGCGCTGATCAATGACTCCCTCACAGGGATCG CCATGACGTGGGGCGCGTACCTGGTTGGACTTCTTTGCAGTCTTTTCGCCTATGTCTATCTGAGACTTACCAACCCGGGATATAACGCCGATGGGCAATATACTGCCCCGGTCTTATTGTTTGCATTTGTCATTGGTTTGCAATGCT CCCTTACATTGGCATCAGCTATCGAAGCCGGTGTTTCTACGAT CTTTGTCGGGCTCGGAGAAGATCCTCATATTCTAGCCGAGCGATCTCCTGGACTTTTCGAG ATGATTCGCGAGACTTACCCGGACGTCGTGCGTCCCGTGGGCGTTTAA
- a CDS encoding alcohol dehydrogenase, with translation MSTPTSPSQSSSSAWLNCVRYRGDVVYAFKIEPILELGMNISHTRMTQVPVPDITQPDDVIVKVTGTTICGSDLHLYHGEIVALQKGIFSDTKRLWCRRQSRRERQEPKAWSTVVASFQIACGQCSYCKQKLSSMCDKTTTAPCRTLCGQAEYVKASRCPPSLSRFKLNAVQVPYGNVNLLPIPDNVIEQAIYLSDVIPTSYHCVVDTGVKEGDIVAVWRLAFASEKLDIETLNFKEHSDVLRRLRELVPGTSHGPKTLLHKVQKTLMLETDVSETANEMIESVRKMGRCGVIAAYSGYTNQFNIGALMEKGVRFMVTAKEILNDYIIPGKFDPTFMITHRVPIDDMYFLSYAISLMIANTQTVHRLRQGYCRSREGVCRNSVLQLTVLRMSDRPG, from the exons ATGTCGACGCCAACATCCCCATCGCAATCCTCATCGAGCGCATGGCTTAACTGCGTG AGATACCGTGGCGATGTCGTGTACGCGTTCAAAATTGAGCCAATTTTGGAGCTCGGTATGAATATTTCCCATACGAGAATGACTCAGGTTCCTGTCCCAGATATCACCCAGCCC GACGATGTGATTGTCAAAGTCACCGGGACGACCATTTGTGGATCTGATTTGCATTTGTACCATGGAGAGATCGTGGCCTTGCAGAAGGGGATATTCTCGGACACGAAGCGA TTATGGTGTCGTAGACAGAGTCGGAGAGAACGTCAAGAACCTAAAGCCTGGTCAACAGTGGTTGCTTCATTCCAAATTGCATGCGGCCAGTGCAGTTACTGCAAACAGAAGCTGAGCAGCATGTGCGACAAGACAACAACAGCTC CCTGCAGAACGCTAT GTGGACAGGCGGAGTACGTCAAGGCAAGTAGATGTCCACCGTCTTTATCTCGTTTCAAATTGAACGCTGTGCAGGTTCCGTACGGAAACGTCAACCTCCTGCCGATCCCGGACAATGTAATAGAGCAAGCCATCTATCTTTCGGACGTGATCCCTACCAGCTATCATTGCGTTGTCGACACTGGGGTAAAGGAAGGTGATATCGTAGCCGTCTGG CGCCTGGCCTTTGCATCTGAGAAGCTCGACATCGAGACCTTGAACTTTAAGGAACACTCGGATGTTCTGAGGAGACTACGCGAGCTTGTTCCTG GAACCTCCCACGGGCCCAAGACTCTGTTGCACAAAGTTCAAAAGACCTTGATGCTCGAAACTGATGTTTCGGAAACCGCCAACGAGATGATCGAGTCTGTGAGAAAGATGGGTCGATGTGGTGTCATTGCCGCGTATTCGGGATACACCAACCAGTTCAACATTGGTGCACTGATGGAGAAGGGAGTGAGGTTTATGGTAACGGCCAAG GAAATTCTAAACGACTATATCATTCCTGGAAAGTTCGACCCAACCTT CATGATCACTCACCGTGTCCCGATCGATGACATGTATTTTTTATCATATGCCATCAGTCTGATGATTGCTAACACCCAAACGGTACACCGCCTTCGACAAGGGTATTGCCGGAGTCGAGAAGGTGTTTGTCGAAACTCGGTTCTCCAACTCACCGTCCTAAGGATGTCCGACCGTCCAGGGTAG